The following proteins are co-located in the Synchiropus splendidus isolate RoL2022-P1 chromosome 14, RoL_Sspl_1.0, whole genome shotgun sequence genome:
- the b4galnt3b gene encoding beta-1,4-N-acetylgalactosaminyltransferase 3, whose translation MVAALFPLRKLRRNSKYVVFGMILLVGAVAFYNEISAARALSEETGVTKDDIQNQGRGKASLEQSSGESPSTWTASFVPQPWKAEYLGEANLHVFEDWCGSSTTALRRNLHYPLFPHSRTTVQKLAVSPHWTNYGLRIFGYLHPHSDGEFVFAVSSDDNSEFWLSSDDSPLNLRLLAWVGTTGEEWTAPGEFDKYASQTSKPTLLMSQRRYFFEILHKQNDRGTDHVEVAWQLLHREFQFSIIESKHISLYVNESALLIGENAHIPQTAASHRQTIAKRSSDTADILKSDPRDNIYQVPLVNKKYLQGILPQCLYQPSYTIKDYPLRRYQGLEFVQLSYVYPNDYTRLTHMETENSCFYPESPYLSSYRFSRYMTMDKSDFPQDRNIYDYDWNFGFQRRQSTTKNKIDDEDDVRTKEDERKEMKNDVLSDYGDDYDDYVFKRRRKIFSVEGQESNNAKKNSSANDIKLDLQKKRPDIEGVLKPRPQKQAEPQVLSTKKPRQNQIKERNSVKRMRDKKKGVLKAAQTQKAKVGGNSELEEARERGAVKSKQAADVPEKDQKSHVLEIVDNRIPLLDPNPPVPKKKKRERFIKLNQERAATPLLPPKKDIHDVPLKKGNSSHRAYPLNERNSAHEGEGVTKARQFKKWDLWNDGDEDDFNENEDVEDDEWEAKKERALVFDTEVNWNRTFKVNRNPRYQSDRINLQCNVSGNLQLSSSDAMFVVNTFMEKLHENHPWTFTLVQVVNVEKHMDMVRGARYLLELELKDRSGNLLRLSHYIYILQSVPMMNLKERNSRLDFQQPEMILCDPVGFSWNPKATVHFIVPVKNQARWVLQLIRDLEEIFKVTGDSNFNLIISDYYSTDLDVREALEKSSLPSHQYVNLDGNFQRAAGLQAGVDLIKDPHSIVFLCDLHIHFPPSIIDTIRKHCVEGYMAFAPIVMRLDCGATPAEAKGYWEVNGFGLLAIYKSDLDQAGGMNTKEFRERWGGEDWELLDRILQAGLEVERLYLRNFYHYFHSRRGMWNRRLSRGQR comes from the exons ATGGTCGCAGCTTTGTTTCCGCTGAGGAAACTGAGGCGAAACAGCAAGTATGTGGTGTTCGGGATGATTCTACTGGTGGGAGCAGTCGCCTTCTACAACGAGATATCTGCGGCCAGAGCTTTGAGCGAGGAGACCG GTGTGACCAAAGATGACATCCAGAACCAAGGAAGG GGAAAGGCTAGCCTCGAGCAGAGCAGCGGAGAGAGTCCCAGTACTTGGACAGCCAGCTTCGTTCCTCAACCCTGGAAAGCTGAG TATCTGGGTGAAGCCAATCTGCATGTGTTTGAGGACTGGTGCGGGAGCTCCACGACTGCTCTTCGCCGGAACTTGCACTACCCATTATTCCCTCAT TCACGGACCACCGTCCAGAAACTTGCTGTATCTCCTCATTGGACCAACTATGGACTGAGGATTTTTGGTTACCTGCATCCTCACTCTGATG GAGAGTTTGTGTTTGCAGTGAGCTCGGATGACAACTCAgagttctggctcagctctgatgACTCTCCACTTAACTTAAGGTTGCTGGCCTGGGTTGGAACG ACTGGTGAAGAATGGACGGCCCCTGGGGAGTTCGATAAATATGCGAGCCAGACTTCGAAACCAACACT GCTCATGTCTCAGAGGCGATATTTTTTTGAAATCCTCCACAAGCAGAATGACAGAGGGACTGATCATGTGGAGGTGGCA TGGCAGCTCTTGCACAGAGAATTCCAGTTTAGCATCATCGAATCAAAGCACATCTCCCTATACGTTA ACGAATCCGCTTTGCTCATCGGCGAAAACGCTCATATACCACAGACAGCTGCGAGTCACCGACAAACCATCGCAAAACGGAGCAGTGACACCGCAGACATTCTCAAGAGCGACCCCCGAGATAACATCTACCAAG TTCCATTGGTAAATAAAAAGTACCTCCAGGGTATTCTGCCTCAATGCTTATACCAACCCAGCTACACCATTAAAGACTATCCTCTACGACGCTACCAAGGCCTGGAGTTT GTTCAACTGTCTTACGTCTACCCCAACGACTACACACGGCTCACGCACATGGAGACAGAAAACAGCTGCTTCTACCCTGAAAGCCCATACCTCTCTTC CTATCGCTTCTCAAGATACATGACCATGGACAAGTCAGATTTCCCTCAGGATCGCAACATATATGACTATGATTGGA ATTTTGGTTTCCAGAGAAGACAGTCGACCACTAAAAACAAGATCGATGATGAAGACGATGTTAGAACCAAGGAAGATGAACGGAAGGAGATGAAAAATGACGTCTTGTCAGACTATGGCGATGATTACGACGACTATGTCTTTAAGCGAAGGAGGAAAATATTTTCCGTGGAGGGTCAAGAATCAAATAATGCAAAGAAGAACTCCTCAGCTAATGATATTAAATTGGATTTGCAGAAGAAAAGACCAGACATTGAAGGTGTTTTAAAGCCACGGCCGCAGAAGCAAGCAGAACCACAAGTGTTGTCCACAAAGAAGCCAAGACAGAATCAAATTAAGGAGCGGAATTCTGTTAAAAGGATGAGGGACAAAAAGAAAGGAGTGCTAAAGGCGGCACAGACACAAAAGGCAAAAGTGGGAGGGAACAGTGAGCTAGAAGAAGCCAGGGAAAGAGGAGCTGTCAAATCAAAGCAGGCGGCAGATGTTCCTGAAAAGGATCAGAAGTCTCATGTTTTGGAAATCGTTGATAATCGGATCCCATTGTTGGATCCGAACCCTCCAGTtccaaaaaagaagaagagggagaggtTCATTAAGTTGAACCAGGAGCGAGCAGCAACGCCTTTGCTGCCTCCCAAAAAAGACATTCATGATGTTCCCCTGAAAAAGGGCAACTCAAGCCACAGAGCGTATCCATTAAACGAGAGGAACTCGGCGCACGAGGGAGAAGGAGTCACAAAAGCACGCCAGTTTAAAAAATGGGACCTTTGGAACGATGGAGACGAGGATGACTTCAACGAGAACGAAGACGTCGAGGACGACGAGTGGGAGGCTAAGAAAGAGCGGGCGCTGGTGTTTGACACGGAGGTGAACTGGAATCGGACATTTAAGGTCAACAGAAATCCTCGCTATCAATCGGATCGGATCAACCTGCAGTGCAACGTCTCAGGAAACCTGCAACTTTCCTCCAGTGACGCCATGTTTGTCGTGAACACTTTCATGGAGAAACTTCACGAGAATCACCCCTG GACGTTCACTCTGGTGCAAGTGGTCAACGTTGAAAAGCACATGGACATGGTCCGGGGTGCCCGCTACctcctggagctggagctgaaaGACAGAAGTGGAAATCTGCTGCGTCTCTCACACTACATCTACATTCTGCAGTCAGTACCCATGATGAACCTCAAAGAGCGCAACAGCAGGCTCGATTTCCAGCAGCCCGAGATGATCTTGTGCGACCCAGTCGGATTCAGCTGGAATCCCAAGGCCACTGTCCACTTCATCGTGCCAG tAAAGAACCAGGCCCGGTGGGTTCTGCAATTGATTCGTGACCTTGAGGAGATCTTCAAAGTAACGGGAGACAGCAACTTCAACCTCATCATTTCTGACTACTACAGCACTGACCTGGATGTGAGGGAGGCCCTGGAGAAATCCTCTTTGCCCAG TCACCAGTACGTCAATCTGGATGGGAATTTCCAAAGAGCTGCAGGTCTTCAAGCGGGTGTGGATCTGATAAAA GATCCTCACAGCATCGTGTTTCTCTGCGACCTTCACATCCATTTTCCTCCGTCCATCATTGACACCATTCGGAAACATTGTGTGGAAGGATACATGGCCTTCGCTCCCATCGTCATGAGGCTAGACTGTGGAGCTACACCAGCTGAGGCCAAAG GCTACTGGGAGGTGAATGGTTTCGGTCTGTTGGCCATCTACAAGTCAGACCTGGACCAGGCCGGAGGGATGAACACCAAGGAATTCAGGGAGCGATGGGGAGGAGAGGACTGGGAACTCCTGGACAG GATTCTTCAGGCTGGCCTGGAAGTGGAGAGGCTCTACTTAAGGAACTTCTACCACTATTTTCACTCGAGACGTGGAATGTGGAACCGTAGGCTCTCGCGCGGCCAAAGGTGA
- the fkbp4 gene encoding peptidyl-prolyl cis-trans isomerase FKBP4 has protein sequence MTMTAEEQTVEGQHSMMEGEDITPKKDGGVLKLLKREGTCAELPLIADKVYVHYVGTLLDGTQFDSSREREEQFSFELGKGQVIKAWDIGVATMKVGELAQFICKPEYAYGSAGSPPKIPPNATLVFEVELFSFHGEDVTEDQDGGIIRRVMTRGQGYSKPNEGSAVEVTVQGTFNGRVFDDREMKFEVGDGESLGLPVGAEKAIMAMEQGEEAIFNIKPKYGFGKEGNAKHNIPDGETIQYRIKLTAFEKAKESWEMNTAEKLEQSSVVKEKGTQYFKEGKYKKASVQYKRIVSWLEHESSLSGEEETKAKALKLAAHLNLAMCYLKLQEPNQALESCDKALEMDGSNEKALFRRGEALYGMKEFERAKEDFQRVLQLYPANKAAKSQVVLCQKQIKEQREKDKRIYANMFQKFAERDLKKEEKQKGDSKENGDTEMEVENTEKDVEA, from the exons ATGACAATGACTGCGGAGGAGCAGACAGTTGAAGGACAGCACAGCATGATGGAAGGGGAGGACATCACTCCGAAGAAGGATGGCGGAGTCCTGAAG ctttTGAAGAGGGAGGGCACCTGCGCAGAGCTGCCCCTGATTGCCGACAAAGTTTATGTCCACTATGTGGGCACACTTCTGGATGGTACTCAGTTTGACtcgagcagagagagagaagagcagttCTCTTTTGAGCTGGGCAAAG GTCAAGTTATTAAAGCGTGGGACATTGGTGTTGCTACGATGAAAGTGGGCGAGCTGGCCCAGTTCATCTGCAAGCCGGAGTATGCGTACGGGTCTGCTGGCAGCCCCCCCAAGATCCCACCGAACGCCACGCTTGTTTTCGAG GTGgagctgttttcatttcatggcGAAGACGTAACGGAGGATCAGGATGGAGGGATTATCCGGCGTGTTATGACCAGAGGGCAGGGGTACTCCAAGCCTAATGAGGGATCTGCTGTTGAAG TGACCGTTCAGGGGACATTTAACGGACGCGTGTTTGACGACCGGGAAATGAAATTTGAGGTTGGCGACGGAGAAAGTCTCGGTTTGCCAGTCGGTGCTGAAAAAGCCATCATGGCAATGGAGCAGGGAGAGGAGGCGATCTTTAACATCAAACCCAA ATATGGATTTGGGAAAGAAGGaaatgcaaaacacaacatTCCCGACGGGGAGACCATTCAGTACAGGATCAAGCTCACAGCGTTTGAAAAGGCCAAGGAATCATGGGAGATGAACACGGCGGAGAAACTGGAACAGAGCAGTGTGGTGAAAGAGAAGGGAACACAGTATTTCAAG GAGGGTAAATACAAGAAGGCGTCAGTGCAGTACAAGCGGATCGTGTCGTGGCTGGAGCACGAGTCCAGCCTGTCCGGCGAGGAGGAGACGAAGGCCAAAGCGTTGAAGCTAGCTGCGCATCTCAACTTGGCCATGTGTTACCTCAAACTGCAGGAGCCAAATCAAGCTCTGGAAAGTTGTGACAAG GCTCTGGAGATGGATGGATCCAATGAGAAAGCTTTGTTCCGGAGAGGAGAAGCGCTTTACGGCATGAAGGAGTTTGAGCGGGCGAAAGAGGACTTTCAGAGAGTACTTCAGCTCTACCCTGCAAACAAAGCGGCCAAGAGTCAG GTGGTTCTCTGTCAGAAGCAAATAAAGGAGCAGCGGGAAAAGGACAAGCGCATATATGCCAACATGTTCCAAAAGTTTGCTGAGCGGGACCTGAAG aaggaagaaaagcagaaagGCGACAGCAAAGAAAACGGTGACACcgagatggaggtggagaacaCAGAGAAGGACGTCGAGGCTTAA